In Thermosinus carboxydivorans Nor1, a genomic segment contains:
- a CDS encoding ECF transporter S component, with translation MNYRLLARTALLLALTILFQSLRFFIPIPAVFSTFIIGSLVNGCLLIAAETVGWRSACLIGVIAPVVAYFQQLLPLPVFIVPVAGGNFLLVICYSAALRLSRWLAVGGAAITKAVFLYLSFVWLFTWVSIPPKIAAGLLFAMSWPQFITALVGGVLTTIVVRRFRSVN, from the coding sequence GTGAACTATAGACTTTTGGCGCGAACGGCTTTATTGCTGGCGCTGACAATTCTTTTTCAGTCGTTGCGCTTTTTCATTCCCATCCCCGCGGTGTTTTCTACTTTTATTATAGGAAGCCTTGTGAACGGTTGCTTACTGATAGCGGCCGAAACGGTTGGCTGGCGGTCAGCTTGTTTAATTGGTGTAATTGCCCCTGTTGTTGCCTATTTTCAGCAACTCTTGCCGCTGCCTGTTTTTATTGTCCCTGTTGCCGGCGGCAATTTCCTCCTGGTGATATGTTATAGCGCTGCCCTAAGGCTGTCGCGCTGGTTGGCCGTTGGCGGAGCAGCCATAACTAAGGCGGTATTTTTGTATTTAAGTTTTGTTTGGTTATTCACCTGGGTTTCCATTCCGCCAAAAATCGCCGCCGGTTTGCTCTTCGCCATGAGCTGGCCCCAGTTTATAACTGCGTTGGTGGGCGGGGTTCTTACTACCATCGTTGTACGGCGCTTTCGGTCGGTGAATTAG
- the hcp gene encoding hydroxylamine reductase — protein MGMFCYQCEQTAGGVGCTKVGVCGKNEDLAGLQDTLIFGLKGIAAYAHHARELGVRDEQIDAFMHDALFFTLTNVNFNLERHIEMVLKCGEMNLRVMELLDKAHVARYGSPEPTKVFTGLKKGHAILITGHDLLDLEELLKQTEGTGINVYTHGEMLPAHAYPELKKYPHLVGNYGTAWQNQRKEFEEFPGAIVVTTNCVMPLTDKNTYGDRIFTRTITGLEGATHLPTRDFSAVIAKAKSLRPAEEKEGEYTLTTGFHHNAVLGLADKIVEAVKAGKIRRFFLVGGCDGAKPGRNYYTELVQKIPKDCVILTVACGKYRFNHLDLGDIDGIPRLLDLGQCNNAYSGIQIALALAKAFNCGVNDLPLSLILSWYEQKAVAILLTLLYLGVKNIRIGPSAPAFLTPNVLKLLNEKYGLSLITTPDEDLKAILG, from the coding sequence GTGGGTATGTTCTGTTATCAGTGTGAGCAAACGGCCGGCGGTGTTGGTTGCACCAAAGTAGGCGTTTGCGGAAAGAATGAGGATCTTGCCGGTCTCCAGGACACTCTCATCTTCGGACTTAAAGGTATTGCCGCTTATGCCCATCACGCCCGTGAACTCGGTGTGCGCGACGAACAAATTGATGCATTTATGCACGATGCACTATTCTTTACCCTTACTAATGTAAATTTCAATCTTGAACGACACATTGAAATGGTTCTAAAGTGCGGCGAAATGAACTTGCGGGTAATGGAACTCTTAGATAAAGCCCATGTTGCCCGTTACGGTTCGCCTGAACCAACCAAAGTATTTACTGGTCTGAAAAAAGGTCATGCCATCCTGATTACCGGTCATGATCTGCTTGATCTGGAAGAATTGCTCAAGCAAACCGAAGGAACTGGTATTAATGTATACACGCATGGCGAAATGCTGCCTGCCCATGCTTATCCTGAACTGAAAAAATATCCGCACCTGGTAGGCAATTACGGTACGGCATGGCAGAACCAGCGCAAAGAATTCGAAGAATTTCCGGGCGCAATTGTGGTAACGACCAACTGCGTCATGCCGCTCACCGACAAGAATACTTACGGCGACCGCATTTTCACCCGGACTATTACCGGACTGGAAGGTGCTACCCACCTGCCTACCCGTGACTTCTCCGCCGTTATCGCCAAAGCCAAGTCACTGCGGCCAGCCGAAGAAAAAGAAGGCGAGTACACACTGACTACCGGTTTCCATCACAATGCTGTACTTGGCCTGGCTGACAAGATTGTAGAAGCTGTAAAGGCTGGCAAAATCAGACGGTTCTTCCTTGTCGGCGGCTGTGATGGCGCAAAACCAGGCCGCAACTACTACACTGAACTTGTCCAAAAAATACCTAAAGACTGTGTCATTCTTACCGTGGCCTGCGGCAAGTACCGTTTCAACCATCTTGATCTGGGCGATATTGATGGCATTCCCCGTCTGCTTGACCTTGGTCAGTGTAATAATGCTTACTCGGGTATCCAAATCGCCCTGGCATTGGCGAAAGCTTTTAACTGCGGCGTAAACGACCTGCCGCTGTCGCTTATCCTGTCCTGGTATGAGCAAAAGGCAGTCGCCATCTTGCTGACTCTGCTCTACCTGGGTGTTAAGAACATCCGCATTGGCCCCAGTGCGCCTGCTTTCCTCACGCCGAATGTCCTCAAACTGCTCAACGAGAAATATGGTCTAAGCCTTATTACAACTCCTGATGAGGATCTAAAGGCTATTTTGGGCTAA
- a CDS encoding MoaD/ThiS family protein, whose protein sequence is METTIELRGFARLMNLFQERGWPFPYYYPLSAPLSGYELLEQLAINKDQVEALFINGRAQPLDAVINPGDRVALIPPGTPGPYRILLGIRST, encoded by the coding sequence ATGGAAACCACGATTGAATTGCGGGGTTTTGCCCGGCTAATGAATCTGTTTCAAGAGCGCGGCTGGCCTTTCCCCTATTACTATCCCCTCTCCGCTCCCTTATCAGGCTACGAACTACTGGAACAATTGGCTATTAATAAAGACCAGGTAGAGGCCCTGTTTATCAATGGCCGCGCTCAGCCTTTGGACGCAGTAATCAACCCCGGCGACCGTGTTGCTCTTATTCCTCCTGGCACGCCTGGTCCTTACCGTATCCTGCTAGGAATACGGTCGACATGA
- a CDS encoding oxidoreductase — translation MSILFTPFTIGSLTVKNRFVRSATQDWLGHEDGRISEAQVELYENLARGDVGMIITAHAYVQHPLGRASIRQNGIYDDRFIDGYRLLAQAAHRHGAKLIVQISHAGRQTSPDLTEGETPVAPSAVTDGSTGITPREITGDEIWALINAFVAAAERAKKAGCDGVQLHIAHGYCLSQFLSPYTNRRQDEWGGSIENRTRIIREIMARCRAAVGSDFPILAKLNCTDGLSGPGYLTREDVVYTARLLERLGAAAIEVSGGIREAKGVMSRPNIRSEEDEAYFAADARAIKEAVRIPVILVGGLRSTATMEGLLQNGYADMVALSRPFIKEPDLIHRLCAGQAKAKCISCNACFNPAGLACRYEK, via the coding sequence ATGAGCATTTTGTTTACTCCCTTTACTATCGGAAGCCTGACGGTAAAAAACCGCTTTGTCCGCTCGGCCACTCAGGACTGGCTGGGTCATGAAGACGGACGAATTTCTGAAGCCCAAGTAGAACTTTATGAAAACCTAGCCCGCGGCGACGTCGGCATGATTATCACCGCCCATGCCTATGTACAACATCCGCTTGGCCGGGCAAGCATTCGCCAAAACGGTATCTATGACGACCGGTTTATTGACGGCTATCGTTTGCTGGCTCAAGCGGCGCACCGCCATGGCGCCAAACTGATTGTGCAAATCTCTCACGCCGGTCGGCAAACTTCACCCGATTTAACGGAAGGTGAAACACCGGTAGCGCCATCTGCTGTCACTGACGGGAGTACTGGCATTACCCCCCGAGAAATAACCGGTGACGAAATCTGGGCGTTGATTAACGCATTCGTCGCTGCGGCCGAACGGGCAAAAAAAGCCGGCTGTGACGGCGTGCAGCTCCATATCGCTCATGGTTACTGCCTTTCGCAATTTTTGTCACCTTATACCAATCGGCGTCAAGACGAATGGGGTGGTTCAATCGAAAACCGCACCCGTATTATCCGAGAAATCATGGCTCGCTGCCGCGCAGCAGTAGGCAGCGATTTCCCCATACTTGCCAAACTTAATTGTACCGACGGTCTTTCCGGCCCAGGCTACTTAACGCGCGAAGACGTTGTCTACACGGCCCGCTTGCTCGAGCGGCTCGGAGCGGCGGCAATCGAGGTCAGCGGCGGGATCCGTGAGGCCAAAGGCGTCATGTCGCGCCCGAATATCCGTAGCGAAGAGGATGAGGCATACTTCGCCGCCGATGCCCGAGCAATAAAAGAAGCTGTCCGTATTCCGGTGATTTTAGTAGGCGGTTTGCGTTCAACAGCTACGATGGAAGGCTTGCTGCAAAACGGCTACGCCGACATGGTTGCTCTCAGCCGACCTTTCATCAAAGAACCTGATCTCATCCACCGGCTTTGCGCCGGCCAGGCAAAAGCAAAATGCATATCCTGCAACGCTTGTTTTAATCCAGCCGGCTTGGCATGCCGGTATGAAAAATAA
- a CDS encoding M48 family metallopeptidase, with protein MPQITLTGQTITYTVTYSKRRKTVQLKMVSPYVVEITAPTCCSQAYLEKILCTKARWIVQQSARLANIAECPVNRTVEAGVPILYLGQSYPIYSLSDGTPAKVTLEHDRIIIHGCSEQAASCQEILKQWYLERARIILTERTAHWAKRIGVQPTRITLRDQKTRWGSCSSRGTISYNWRMIMAPPKVIDYLVVHELCHLLVPNHSERFWQIVTKHLPDYQTEQSWLRRNGHLLTRIF; from the coding sequence ATGCCGCAGATTACTCTTACCGGACAAACGATAACTTACACGGTAACATATAGCAAACGCCGTAAAACGGTGCAGTTAAAGATGGTTTCTCCGTATGTTGTTGAAATAACCGCTCCGACCTGCTGTTCGCAAGCTTATCTGGAAAAAATACTGTGTACCAAGGCCAGGTGGATCGTGCAGCAATCGGCCCGGCTCGCGAATATCGCCGAATGTCCGGTCAATCGTACGGTAGAAGCAGGAGTACCAATTCTCTATCTGGGCCAAAGTTATCCAATTTATTCATTGTCTGATGGCACCCCTGCAAAAGTAACCTTGGAACACGACCGCATTATCATTCACGGATGCTCCGAACAGGCGGCTAGTTGTCAGGAAATTTTAAAGCAATGGTATCTTGAGCGAGCACGAATCATACTTACCGAGCGTACTGCTCATTGGGCAAAACGGATCGGCGTCCAGCCTACGCGCATTACCCTCCGTGATCAGAAAACCCGCTGGGGAAGTTGTTCATCACGGGGAACGATATCGTACAATTGGCGCATGATTATGGCCCCGCCCAAGGTTATTGATTATTTGGTAGTCCATGAACTTTGTCACCTTTTAGTCCCAAATCATTCCGAGCGATTTTGGCAAATCGTTACCAAGCACCTCCCCGACTACCAGACGGAACAAAGCTGGCTGCGCCGCAACGGTCACCTTTTGACAAGAATTTTTTAG
- a CDS encoding exo-beta-N-acetylmuramidase NamZ family protein: protein MMQRISWLSVLLAIFVLLDMGSYSSAAAAAAKVRLGVENIEHYMYLFQGKRVGLITNHTGIDSNFRSTVDILNEKTNLVALFAPEHGIRGNVPAGAAVGFYTDERTGVTVYSLYGATKKPTPEMLANVDVLVFDIQDVGARFYTYIYTMAYAMQACSELGKTFVVLDRPNPVGGVQVEGKVLEPEFQSFIGLYPIPIRHGMTVGELAQLFNSEFGINCDLHVVKMTGWRRDMLYDETGLPWVMTSPNMPTVDTALVYSGIGIFGGTNISEGVGTTRPFELVGAPWLDAQELADRMNAQHLPGVIFRPAYFTPAFSKYKGQVCGGVQIHVVDRKAYKAVRTGLALLYTIIELSGDKFSFNAPYREGSKPNIDLATGDDSLRLGRYTLDEIIAAWDAEAEQFRQLAKPYLLYE from the coding sequence ATGATGCAACGCATTTCTTGGTTATCTGTATTATTGGCGATATTTGTTCTTCTAGATATGGGAAGTTATTCCAGCGCTGCGGCGGCAGCAGCCAAAGTAAGGCTTGGGGTGGAAAACATTGAGCACTACATGTATTTGTTTCAAGGAAAAAGGGTAGGGCTGATAACCAACCATACGGGTATTGATAGCAACTTTCGGAGTACGGTGGATATCCTAAACGAAAAAACCAATTTGGTCGCACTCTTTGCCCCTGAGCACGGCATTCGCGGCAACGTTCCGGCTGGAGCTGCCGTTGGTTTCTATACGGACGAGCGAACGGGGGTAACGGTGTATAGCCTTTATGGCGCCACCAAGAAACCAACACCGGAAATGCTGGCGAATGTGGACGTTCTGGTCTTTGACATTCAGGACGTAGGCGCCCGGTTCTATACATATATTTACACCATGGCCTATGCCATGCAGGCTTGCAGCGAGTTGGGCAAGACTTTCGTGGTTTTGGATCGCCCTAATCCGGTAGGAGGAGTGCAAGTGGAGGGAAAGGTGTTGGAACCTGAATTTCAGTCTTTTATCGGCTTATATCCCATACCGATACGCCACGGTATGACGGTAGGGGAATTGGCGCAGCTGTTTAACAGTGAGTTTGGCATCAATTGCGATTTGCATGTCGTTAAGATGACGGGATGGCGGCGCGACATGCTTTATGATGAAACCGGCCTTCCCTGGGTTATGACTTCTCCGAACATGCCAACGGTCGACACTGCCCTTGTCTACAGTGGTATTGGCATATTTGGCGGAACGAATATCTCGGAAGGGGTAGGAACCACCCGGCCTTTCGAGTTGGTAGGCGCACCTTGGTTGGATGCCCAAGAGCTGGCCGACCGAATGAACGCCCAGCACTTGCCGGGGGTTATTTTCCGGCCGGCTTATTTCACCCCCGCTTTTTCCAAGTATAAGGGACAAGTATGCGGCGGCGTACAAATCCATGTCGTGGACCGGAAAGCCTACAAGGCCGTCCGAACCGGGCTTGCGCTTTTATATACTATTATAGAGCTAAGCGGCGATAAATTTAGCTTTAACGCCCCGTACCGCGAAGGCAGCAAGCCTAATATTGATTTGGCCACTGGGGACGACTCGTTGCGCTTGGGACGCTACACGCTCGATGAAATAATAGCCGCTTGGGATGCGGAAGCAGAGCAGTTTCGCCAATTGGCTAAACCATATTTGCTTTATGAATAA
- a CDS encoding two-component system sensor histidine kinase NtrB produces the protein MYSAEAPQNKIVYLNKEDEYSDYFENVKTGILFLDDQLRIKNLNREAEKLCGVDRTAVLGKRSDHVFRHYGEKFLRIFSLSEYDDLYTTSLKLKIKDQITYLHIDALKLRDSAGGISGMIVIMQDVSAVRAAIKQIQTTQMLMSLGELAAGVAHHVRTPLTTISGYLQVMLNRLDNDQYTVRREILEMLLDEVSYINKVVKELVLFAKPQIQKQPWVNLNRLLEEALRLTFKQLGGENIVIDKQLAENLPQICADGNMLKQAFINIMQNAIEAMPEEGVLSLKSWLHADLNMLVVAIADTGPGIPPEILSRVFEPFYTTKLDRMGLGLPIAHRIIAEHGGFININSENQGTRVHVYLPITDDRVRHLTVVHQQILNLQ, from the coding sequence GTGTATTCTGCTGAAGCTCCTCAAAATAAAATCGTATACTTAAATAAAGAGGATGAATATAGTGACTACTTTGAAAACGTGAAAACAGGAATTTTATTTTTGGACGACCAACTGCGAATAAAAAACCTCAATCGCGAGGCGGAGAAACTCTGTGGCGTTGATCGCACGGCGGTATTGGGAAAGCGGTCTGACCATGTTTTCCGCCATTATGGTGAAAAGTTTCTGCGCATTTTTTCTTTGTCTGAGTATGATGATCTTTATACCACTAGCCTGAAATTGAAGATTAAGGATCAAATAACTTATCTCCACATTGATGCTTTAAAATTGCGGGATTCGGCTGGCGGCATAAGCGGGATGATTGTTATCATGCAAGATGTCTCGGCGGTTCGCGCGGCTATCAAGCAAATTCAAACAACGCAGATGCTCATGTCCTTAGGCGAACTAGCTGCCGGGGTGGCTCACCATGTTCGAACGCCTCTAACAACTATCAGCGGCTATCTCCAGGTTATGCTGAACCGCCTAGATAATGATCAGTATACCGTTCGGCGCGAAATCCTTGAAATGCTGCTTGACGAAGTTAGCTATATAAATAAAGTTGTCAAAGAGTTGGTTTTATTTGCCAAACCGCAAATCCAAAAACAGCCGTGGGTTAATCTCAATCGGCTGTTGGAAGAGGCGCTGCGTCTGACTTTTAAGCAGCTCGGCGGCGAAAATATCGTTATCGATAAGCAACTGGCGGAAAACTTGCCGCAGATTTGTGCCGATGGCAATATGCTTAAGCAAGCTTTTATCAACATTATGCAAAACGCAATTGAAGCGATGCCGGAAGAAGGAGTATTAAGTTTGAAGTCGTGGCTCCACGCTGATCTTAATATGCTTGTCGTGGCCATTGCCGACACCGGCCCGGGAATTCCGCCGGAAATTCTGTCACGGGTTTTTGAACCATTTTATACTACCAAACTGGACCGGATGGGACTGGGGCTGCCGATAGCCCATCGCATTATCGCCGAACATGGCGGGTTTATCAATATCAATTCTGAAAATCAAGGCACCCGCGTTCATGTATACCTGCCTATAACTGATGACCGTGTACGTCATCTAACGGTAGTGCATCAGCAAATTTTAAACTTACAATAA